A region from the Falco rusticolus isolate bFalRus1 chromosome 4, bFalRus1.pri, whole genome shotgun sequence genome encodes:
- the USP19 gene encoding ubiquitin carboxyl-terminal hydrolase 19 isoform X1 yields the protein MSSSTNAPGQRRVSRGLDDATNKKKQKDRANQESKEVSRPELEQAETAQEKDSEEELLLDWKQNADEIIVKLNLGSGALKVEDVDAAFTDTDCVVKLPDGRQWSCQFYEEIESSCSKVQCKKGNFLQLVLQKKIPLHTWSSLLKRRKDGSKELAKGATCWENGKEKAASAELTPEEPRVEGPELLRSRREPSNPKRAPGRSEALGGKSPASPGTQSGPSAKRAVYLKVAPTEEEPNARVSGNVEPSKGHSGRAGSRRNGRASQVDAPTALADLALPLEKAVVLAKEAVPVEMPPLAATTEVFPHRIATCVEKRVLQPGSPAEALRGRDCTPVLGESSKAIPAATPSLGRDSEKRDWSKDDVALEAAADEPEPFVSLTFVKNDSYEKGNDLVVVHVYVKEIHKETSKVLFREQDFTLVFQTSDTNFLRLHPGCGPHTVFRWQVKLRNLIEPDQCTYNFTVSRIDVCLKKRHSQRWGGLEAPATRGAVGGAKVAMPTGPTPLDKNPPGSNQHTLSSKEEARASDKEKQRVEDGGLDGVAARTAPEHVAVKQEPHIPSPKPTCMVPPMTHSPVSAESVEDDEDEDEKKKVCLPGFTGLVNLGNTCFMNSVIQSLSNTRELRDYFHDRSFESEINYNNPLGTGGRLAIGFAMLLRALWKGTHHAFQPSKLKAVVASKASQFTGYAQHDAQEFMAFLLDGLHEDLNRIQNKPYTETVDSDGRPDEVVAEEAWQRHKMRNDSFIVDLFQGQYKSKLVCPVCSKVSITFDPFLYLPVPLPQKQKVLTVYYFAKEPHKKPIKFLVSISKENSSAMEVLDSVAHSVRVKPENLRLAEVIKNHFHRMFLPSNSLDTVSPTDLLLCFEVLSPELAKERVVELQVQQRPQVPSGPVAKCAACQKKQLPDDEKLKRCTRCYRVGYCNVACQKTHWPDHKALCRPENIGFPFLISVPESRLTYARLAQLLEGYARYSVSVFQPPFQLGRMSPEQGLQPQLPDKLEPLAKSSCAAATSASELGDVDRASSLLQEPPLSPAVPELHPDLGDTGTVRSKVLAARSSLLSLDSGFSEHVETQGDSCCEKEPSYERALKPEAAIPGYQHTPDSLSARATQFYINKIDAANREHKLEDKGDTPLDLTDDCSLALVWKNNERLKEFVLVESKELECVEDPGSASEAARAGHFTLEQCLNLFTKPEVLAPEEAWYCPKCKQHREASKQLMLWRLPNVLIIQLKRFSFRSFIWRDKINDMVDFPVRSLDLSKFCIGRKGEQQLPMYDLYAVINHYGGMIGGHYTAYARLPNDKNSQRSDVGWRLFDDSTVTTVDESQVVTRYAYVLFYRRRNSPVERPLPGHAPDHRAERTPSAEAAASQASLIWQELEAEEQELQLDAPQRPARNSRRPRGQKRSPGTPQHPDEGCIRYFVLATTAAIVALFLNVFYPLIYQTRWR from the exons ATGTCCAGCAGCACCAATGCCCCTGGCCAGAGGAGAGTGTCTCGGGGCTTGGATGATGCCACCAacaagaagaagcagaaggatCGAGCCAACCAGGAGAGCAAGGAAG TGTCTCGCCCTGAGCTCGAGCAGGCTGAGACTGCCCAGGAGAAGGACTCAGAGGAGG agctgctgctggactGGAAGCAGAATGCTGATGAGATCATCGTCAAGCTGAACTTGGGCAGTGGAGCTCTGAAGGTGGAGGATGTGGACGCTGCTTTCACTGACACAGACTGTGTGGTCAAACTACCAG ATGGGCGCCAGTGGAGCTGTCAGTTCTACGAGGAGATTGAGAGCTCCTGCAGCAAGGTCCAGTGCAAGAAGGGCAACTTTCTACAGCTTGTGCTTCAGAAGAAGATCCCACTCCATACCTGGTCTTCTCTTCTG aagaggaggaaagacGGATCCAAAGAGCTGGCTAAAGGGGCCACGTGCTGGGAgaatgggaaggagaaagctgcttctgcagagctgaccCCTGAAGAACCGAGGGTTGAAggcccagagctgctgagatCCCGGCGGGAGCCCTCCAACCCCAAGCGTGCTCCAGGAAGAAGTGAGGCCCTGGGAGGGAAaagcccagccagcccagggacaCAGAGTGGCCCCAGTGCCAAGCGGGCAGTATACCTCAAAGTGGCTCCCACTGAAGAGGAGCCAAATGCCAGAGTCAGCGGGAATGTGGAGCCCAGCAAAGGGCACAGCGGGAGAGCAGGCAGCCGCAGGAATGGCAGAGCCAGCCAAGTTGATGCGCCCACAGCCCTTGCAGACCTCGCACTGCCACTGGAGAAG GCTGTGGTTTTGGCCAAGGAGGCTGTTCCTGTGGAGATGCCACCTCTTGCGGCTACCACAGAGGTGTTCCCCCACCGTATTGCCACCTGTGTGGAGAAGAGagtcctgcagccaggcagccctgctgaggccTTGCGGGGCCGGGACTGCACACCTGTCCTGGGAGAGAGTTCTAAGGCCATCCCGGCAGCCACTCCTTCCCTAGGCAGAGACAGTGAGAAGAGGGACTGGTCCAAGGATGACGTGGctctggaagcagcagctgatg AGCCAGAGCCTTTTGTGAGCCTGACCTTTGTCAAGAATGATTCATATGAGAAGGGCAATGACCTGGTGGTGGTACACGTCTATGTGAAAGAGATCCATAAGGAGACATCCAAGGTGTTGTTCCGGGAACAAGACTTTACGCTGGTGTTCCAGACAAG TGACACAAATTTCCTTCGCCTCCATCCTGGCTGTGGGCCCCACACAGTGTTCCGGTGGCAGGTGAAGCTAAG GAACCTTATTGAGCCAGACCAGTGCACGTACAACTTCACAGTGTCTCGCATCGACGTCTGCCTGAAGAAACGCCACAGCCAGCgctggggggggctggaggcTCCAGCCACACGAG GTGCAGTGGGTGGTGCAAAGGTTGCCATGCCTACAGGCCCTACCCCTCTGGACAAGAACCCCCCGGGCAGTAACCAGCACACCCTGTCCAGCAAGGAAGAGGCCCGAGCCAGTGACAAAGAGAAGCAGCGTGTGGAAGATGGGGGTCTGGATGGTGTGGCAGCTCGTACAGCCCCAGAGCATGTGGCAGTGAAGCAAGAGCCACACATCCCATCG CCCAAACCAACATGCATGGTGCCACCGATGACGCACAGCCCGGTGAGCGCTGAGAGTGTGGAGGAtgatgaggatgaagatgagAAGAAGAAAGTCTGCCTGCCTGGCTTCACGGGGCTGGTGAACTTGGGCAACACCTGCTTCATGAACAGCGTCATCCAGTCCCTGTCCAACACCCGGGAGCTACGTGACTACTTCCATG ATCGGTCCTTTGAGTCGGAAATCAACTACAACAACCCACTGGGGACAGGCGGGCGCCTGGCCATCGGCTTTGCCATGCTGCTTCGAGCGCTGTGGAAGGGCACGCACCATGCCTTCCAGCCATCTAAACTGAAG GCAGTCGTGGCCAGCAAGGCCAGCCAGTTCACTGGCTATGCCCAGCACGATGCTCAGGAGTTCATGGCCTTCCTGCTTGATGGCCTACACGAGGACCTCAACCGTATCCAGAACAAGCCCTACACAGAGACAGTTGACTCGGATGGGAGGCCCGACGAG GTGGTAGCTGAAGAGGCCTGGCAACGACACAAGATGAGGAATGACTCTTTCATTGTGGACCTCTTCCAGGGCCAGTACAAATCCAAGCTGGTGTGCCCAGTGTGTTCCAAG GTGTCCATCACCTTTGACCCCTTCCTGTacctccctgtgcccctcccACAGAAGCAGAAGGTGCTGACTGTCTACTACTTTGCAAAGGAGCCGCACAAGAAACCTATCAAG TTCCTTGTGAGTATCAGCAAGGAGAACTCCAGTGCCATGGAGGTACTCGACTCGGTGGCCCACAGTGTGCGTGTGAAACCAGAGAACCTGCGCCTGGCAGAG GTGATCAAGAATCACTTCCACCGCATGTTCCTGCCGTCCAACTCACTGGACACGGTCTCCCCTACggacctgctgctctgctttgagGTTCTGTCCCCAGAGCTGGCCAAGGAGCGGGTGGTGGAGCTGCAGGTCCAGCAG CGTCCGCAGGTGCCCAGTGGCCCCGTTGCCAAGTGTGCAGCCTGCCAGAAGAAGCAATTGCCAGATGATGAGAAGCTCAAGCGCTGCACGAGGTGCTATCGAGTCGGTTACTGCAATGT GGCATGTCAGAAAACACACTGGCCAGACCACAAGGCTTTGTGCCGCCCTGAGAACATCGGTTTCCCCTTCCTCATCAGCGTGCCAGAGTCCCGCCTCACCTATGCCcgcctggcacagctgctggagggctATGCAAG GTACTCAGTCAGCGTGTTCCAGCCTCCGTTCCAGCTTGGCCGAATGTCACcggagcaggggctgcagcctcagctCCCAGACAAGCTGGAGCCTCTGGCcaagagcagctgtgcagcagccacctctgcctCCGAGCTGGGAGACGTGGACAGGGCTTCCAGCCTCTTGCAGGAGCCCCCGCTCTCgccagctgtgcctgagctgcaTCCAGACCTGGGGGACACGGGCACTGTCCGGAGCAAGGTCCTGGCAGCCAGGAGTTCCCTGCTGAGCTTGGATTCAGGCTTCTCTGAACACGTGGAGACACAGGGCGACAGCTGTTGCGAGAAGGAGCCATCCTATGAGAGAGCCCTCAAGCCAGAAG CTGCCATCCCTGGGTACCAACACACTCCAGACTCGCTGAGTGCCCGCGCCACGCAGTTCTACATCAACAAGATCGATGCTGCTAACAGAGAGCACAAGCTGGAAGATAAAG GTGACACCCCCCTGGACCTGACAGATGACTGCTCCCTCGCCCTGGTATGGAAGAACAATGAGCGCCTCAAGGAGTTTGTGTTGGTGGAGTCCAAGGAGTTGGAGTGCGTGGAGGACCCAGGCTCAGCCAGCGAAGCAGCCCGGGCTGGCCACTTTACCCTGGAGCAGTGCCTCAATCTCTTCACCAAGCCTGAAGTCCTGGCCCCAGAGGAAGCGTG GTACTGCCCCAAGTGCAAGCAGCACCGTGAGGCCTCCAAGCAGCTGATGCTGTGGCGGCTCCCCAACGTCCTCATCATCCAGCTCAAGCGCTTCTCCTTCCGCAGCTTTATTTGGAGGGATAAGATCAACGACATGGTGGACTTCCCCGTCCG GAGCCTGGACCTGAGCAAGTTCTGCATTGGCCGGAAgggtgagcagcagctgccgaTGTATGACCTGTACGCTGTGATCAACCACTACGGAGGCATGATTGGGGGGCACTACACGGCGTACGCCCGCCTGCCCAATGACAAGAACAGCCAGCGCAGTGACGTGG GTTGGCGGCTCTTCGATGACAGCACAGTCACCACCGTGGACGAGAGCCAGGTGGTGACCAGATACGCATATGTCCTCTTCTACCGCCGGAGGAACTCTCCTGTGGAGAGACCCCTCCCAGGGCATGCCCCAGACCACCGAGCTGAGCGCACCCCCTCTGCCgaagctgctgccagccag GCTTCTCTGATCTGGCAGGAACTGGAGGCTGAAGAACAAGAGCTGCAGCTTGATGCACCCCAAAGGCCTGCAAGAAACTCCCGGAGGCCCCGTGGCCAGAAGCGGAGTCCgggcaccccccagcacccagatGAAGGCTGCATCAGATACTTTGTCCTGGCCACCACGGCCGCAATTGTGGCTCTCTTCCTGAACGTCTTTTACCCGCTCATTTACCAGACCCGCTGGAGATAG
- the USP19 gene encoding ubiquitin carboxyl-terminal hydrolase 19 isoform X6, which translates to MSSSTNAPGQRRVSRGLDDATNKKKQKDRANQESKEVSRPELEQAETAQEKDSEEELLLDWKQNADEIIVKLNLGSGALKVEDVDAAFTDTDCVVKLPDGRQWSCQFYEEIESSCSKVQCKKGNFLQLVLQKKIPLHTWSSLLKRRKDGSKELAKGATCWENGKEKAASAELTPEEPRVEGPELLRSRREPSNPKRAPGRSEALGGKSPASPGTQSGPSAKRAVYLKVAPTEEEPNARVSGNVEPSKGHSGRAGSRRNGRASQVDAPTALADLALPLEKAVVLAKEAVPVEMPPLAATTEVFPHRIATCVEKRVLQPGSPAEALRGRDCTPVLGESSKAIPAATPSLGRDSEKRDWSKDDVALEAAADEPEPFVSLTFVKNDSYEKGNDLVVVHVYVKEIHKETSKVLFREQDFTLVFQTSDTNFLRLHPGCGPHTVFRWQVKLRNLIEPDQCTYNFTVSRIDVCLKKRHSQRWGGLEAPATRGAVGGAKVAMPTGPTPLDKNPPGSNQHTLSSKEEARASDKEKQRVEDGGLDGVAARTAPEHVAVKQEPHIPSPKPTCMVPPMTHSPVSAESVEDDEDEDEKKKVCLPGFTGLVNLGNTCFMNSVIQSLSNTRELRDYFHDRSFESEINYNNPLGTGGRLAIGFAMLLRALWKGTHHAFQPSKLKAVVASKASQFTGYAQHDAQEFMAFLLDGLHEDLNRIQNKPYTETVDSDGRPDEVVAEEAWQRHKMRNDSFIVDLFQGQYKSKLVCPVCSKVSITFDPFLYLPVPLPQKQKVLTVYYFAKEPHKKPIKFLVSISKENSSAMEVLDSVAHSVRVKPENLRLAEVIKNHFHRMFLPSNSLDTVSPTDLLLCFEVLSPELAKERVVELQVQQRPQVPSGPVAKCAACQKKQLPDDEKLKRCTRCYRVGYCNVACQKTHWPDHKALCRPENIGFPFLISVPESRLTYARLAQLLEGYARYSVSVFQPPFQLGRMSPEQGLQPQLPDKLEPLAKSSCAAATSASELGDVDRASSLLQEPPLSPAVPELHPDLGDTGTVRSKVLAARSSLLSLDSGFSEHVETQGDSCCEKEPSYERALKPEAAIPGYQHTPDSLSARATQFYINKIDAANREHKLEDKGDTPLDLTDDCSLALVWKNNERLKEFVLVESKELECVEDPGSASEAARAGHFTLEQCLNLFTKPEVLAPEEAWYCPKCKQHREASKQLMLWRLPNVLIIQLKRFSFRSFIWRDKINDMVDFPVRSLDLSKFCIGRKGEQQLPMYDLYAVINHYGGMIGGHYTAYARLPNDKNSQRSDVGWRLFDDSTVTTVDESQVVTRYAYVLFYRRRNSPVERPLPGHAPDHRAERTPSAEAAASQGLPAVPFGSSLAPEGAPALATEGLPERFASPAERPAPSYSSMEEVD; encoded by the exons ATGTCCAGCAGCACCAATGCCCCTGGCCAGAGGAGAGTGTCTCGGGGCTTGGATGATGCCACCAacaagaagaagcagaaggatCGAGCCAACCAGGAGAGCAAGGAAG TGTCTCGCCCTGAGCTCGAGCAGGCTGAGACTGCCCAGGAGAAGGACTCAGAGGAGG agctgctgctggactGGAAGCAGAATGCTGATGAGATCATCGTCAAGCTGAACTTGGGCAGTGGAGCTCTGAAGGTGGAGGATGTGGACGCTGCTTTCACTGACACAGACTGTGTGGTCAAACTACCAG ATGGGCGCCAGTGGAGCTGTCAGTTCTACGAGGAGATTGAGAGCTCCTGCAGCAAGGTCCAGTGCAAGAAGGGCAACTTTCTACAGCTTGTGCTTCAGAAGAAGATCCCACTCCATACCTGGTCTTCTCTTCTG aagaggaggaaagacGGATCCAAAGAGCTGGCTAAAGGGGCCACGTGCTGGGAgaatgggaaggagaaagctgcttctgcagagctgaccCCTGAAGAACCGAGGGTTGAAggcccagagctgctgagatCCCGGCGGGAGCCCTCCAACCCCAAGCGTGCTCCAGGAAGAAGTGAGGCCCTGGGAGGGAAaagcccagccagcccagggacaCAGAGTGGCCCCAGTGCCAAGCGGGCAGTATACCTCAAAGTGGCTCCCACTGAAGAGGAGCCAAATGCCAGAGTCAGCGGGAATGTGGAGCCCAGCAAAGGGCACAGCGGGAGAGCAGGCAGCCGCAGGAATGGCAGAGCCAGCCAAGTTGATGCGCCCACAGCCCTTGCAGACCTCGCACTGCCACTGGAGAAG GCTGTGGTTTTGGCCAAGGAGGCTGTTCCTGTGGAGATGCCACCTCTTGCGGCTACCACAGAGGTGTTCCCCCACCGTATTGCCACCTGTGTGGAGAAGAGagtcctgcagccaggcagccctgctgaggccTTGCGGGGCCGGGACTGCACACCTGTCCTGGGAGAGAGTTCTAAGGCCATCCCGGCAGCCACTCCTTCCCTAGGCAGAGACAGTGAGAAGAGGGACTGGTCCAAGGATGACGTGGctctggaagcagcagctgatg AGCCAGAGCCTTTTGTGAGCCTGACCTTTGTCAAGAATGATTCATATGAGAAGGGCAATGACCTGGTGGTGGTACACGTCTATGTGAAAGAGATCCATAAGGAGACATCCAAGGTGTTGTTCCGGGAACAAGACTTTACGCTGGTGTTCCAGACAAG TGACACAAATTTCCTTCGCCTCCATCCTGGCTGTGGGCCCCACACAGTGTTCCGGTGGCAGGTGAAGCTAAG GAACCTTATTGAGCCAGACCAGTGCACGTACAACTTCACAGTGTCTCGCATCGACGTCTGCCTGAAGAAACGCCACAGCCAGCgctggggggggctggaggcTCCAGCCACACGAG GTGCAGTGGGTGGTGCAAAGGTTGCCATGCCTACAGGCCCTACCCCTCTGGACAAGAACCCCCCGGGCAGTAACCAGCACACCCTGTCCAGCAAGGAAGAGGCCCGAGCCAGTGACAAAGAGAAGCAGCGTGTGGAAGATGGGGGTCTGGATGGTGTGGCAGCTCGTACAGCCCCAGAGCATGTGGCAGTGAAGCAAGAGCCACACATCCCATCG CCCAAACCAACATGCATGGTGCCACCGATGACGCACAGCCCGGTGAGCGCTGAGAGTGTGGAGGAtgatgaggatgaagatgagAAGAAGAAAGTCTGCCTGCCTGGCTTCACGGGGCTGGTGAACTTGGGCAACACCTGCTTCATGAACAGCGTCATCCAGTCCCTGTCCAACACCCGGGAGCTACGTGACTACTTCCATG ATCGGTCCTTTGAGTCGGAAATCAACTACAACAACCCACTGGGGACAGGCGGGCGCCTGGCCATCGGCTTTGCCATGCTGCTTCGAGCGCTGTGGAAGGGCACGCACCATGCCTTCCAGCCATCTAAACTGAAG GCAGTCGTGGCCAGCAAGGCCAGCCAGTTCACTGGCTATGCCCAGCACGATGCTCAGGAGTTCATGGCCTTCCTGCTTGATGGCCTACACGAGGACCTCAACCGTATCCAGAACAAGCCCTACACAGAGACAGTTGACTCGGATGGGAGGCCCGACGAG GTGGTAGCTGAAGAGGCCTGGCAACGACACAAGATGAGGAATGACTCTTTCATTGTGGACCTCTTCCAGGGCCAGTACAAATCCAAGCTGGTGTGCCCAGTGTGTTCCAAG GTGTCCATCACCTTTGACCCCTTCCTGTacctccctgtgcccctcccACAGAAGCAGAAGGTGCTGACTGTCTACTACTTTGCAAAGGAGCCGCACAAGAAACCTATCAAG TTCCTTGTGAGTATCAGCAAGGAGAACTCCAGTGCCATGGAGGTACTCGACTCGGTGGCCCACAGTGTGCGTGTGAAACCAGAGAACCTGCGCCTGGCAGAG GTGATCAAGAATCACTTCCACCGCATGTTCCTGCCGTCCAACTCACTGGACACGGTCTCCCCTACggacctgctgctctgctttgagGTTCTGTCCCCAGAGCTGGCCAAGGAGCGGGTGGTGGAGCTGCAGGTCCAGCAG CGTCCGCAGGTGCCCAGTGGCCCCGTTGCCAAGTGTGCAGCCTGCCAGAAGAAGCAATTGCCAGATGATGAGAAGCTCAAGCGCTGCACGAGGTGCTATCGAGTCGGTTACTGCAATGT GGCATGTCAGAAAACACACTGGCCAGACCACAAGGCTTTGTGCCGCCCTGAGAACATCGGTTTCCCCTTCCTCATCAGCGTGCCAGAGTCCCGCCTCACCTATGCCcgcctggcacagctgctggagggctATGCAAG GTACTCAGTCAGCGTGTTCCAGCCTCCGTTCCAGCTTGGCCGAATGTCACcggagcaggggctgcagcctcagctCCCAGACAAGCTGGAGCCTCTGGCcaagagcagctgtgcagcagccacctctgcctCCGAGCTGGGAGACGTGGACAGGGCTTCCAGCCTCTTGCAGGAGCCCCCGCTCTCgccagctgtgcctgagctgcaTCCAGACCTGGGGGACACGGGCACTGTCCGGAGCAAGGTCCTGGCAGCCAGGAGTTCCCTGCTGAGCTTGGATTCAGGCTTCTCTGAACACGTGGAGACACAGGGCGACAGCTGTTGCGAGAAGGAGCCATCCTATGAGAGAGCCCTCAAGCCAGAAG CTGCCATCCCTGGGTACCAACACACTCCAGACTCGCTGAGTGCCCGCGCCACGCAGTTCTACATCAACAAGATCGATGCTGCTAACAGAGAGCACAAGCTGGAAGATAAAG GTGACACCCCCCTGGACCTGACAGATGACTGCTCCCTCGCCCTGGTATGGAAGAACAATGAGCGCCTCAAGGAGTTTGTGTTGGTGGAGTCCAAGGAGTTGGAGTGCGTGGAGGACCCAGGCTCAGCCAGCGAAGCAGCCCGGGCTGGCCACTTTACCCTGGAGCAGTGCCTCAATCTCTTCACCAAGCCTGAAGTCCTGGCCCCAGAGGAAGCGTG GTACTGCCCCAAGTGCAAGCAGCACCGTGAGGCCTCCAAGCAGCTGATGCTGTGGCGGCTCCCCAACGTCCTCATCATCCAGCTCAAGCGCTTCTCCTTCCGCAGCTTTATTTGGAGGGATAAGATCAACGACATGGTGGACTTCCCCGTCCG GAGCCTGGACCTGAGCAAGTTCTGCATTGGCCGGAAgggtgagcagcagctgccgaTGTATGACCTGTACGCTGTGATCAACCACTACGGAGGCATGATTGGGGGGCACTACACGGCGTACGCCCGCCTGCCCAATGACAAGAACAGCCAGCGCAGTGACGTGG GTTGGCGGCTCTTCGATGACAGCACAGTCACCACCGTGGACGAGAGCCAGGTGGTGACCAGATACGCATATGTCCTCTTCTACCGCCGGAGGAACTCTCCTGTGGAGAGACCCCTCCCAGGGCATGCCCCAGACCACCGAGCTGAGCGCACCCCCTCTGCCgaagctgctgccagccag GGCCTGCCTGCAGTGCCGTTCGGATCCAGCCTGGCGCCCGAAGGAGCCCCGGCGCTGGCCACGGAAGGCCTCCCCGAGCGCTTCGCCAGCCCCGCTGAGCGCCCGGCCCCCTCCTACAGCAGCATGGAAGAAGTCGACTAG